Proteins from a single region of Chrysemys picta bellii isolate R12L10 chromosome 25, ASM1138683v2, whole genome shotgun sequence:
- the LOC101950340 gene encoding putative zinc finger protein 286B: MEAGKSPSKSPVRRKQRRSQRLLSRAAVPLEFYRCDICKKDIKHLSNFQEHQRIHTGERPYHCETCQKNFIRCADLIKHRLVHSDNRPHCCDACGKHFKLAGDLAKHSKVHSDEAPFKCDVCAKRFKRTSCLIKHLRIHTEEKPFKCSQCSKRFKWEASVKEHQRIHTGERPFKCEHCPKSFTHLSTFLQHKRTHQDQKQFRCKCCSKSFNHKSNLLKHQRTVHG, translated from the coding sequence ATGGAAGCAGGGAAAAGCCCTTCAAAGTCCCCAGTCAGGAGAAAGCAGAGGCGATCTCAGCGGCTCCTCAGCCGTGCGGCTGTTCCCCTGGAGTTCTACCGCTGCGACATCTGCAAGAAGGACATCAAGCACCTCTCCAACTTCCAGGAGCACCAGCGCATCCACACGGGCGAGCGGCCCTACCACTGTGAGACCTGCCAGAAGAACTTCATCCGCTGCGCTGACCTCATTAAACATCGCCTGGTCCACTCGGACAATCGGCCCCACTGCTGCGATGCCTGTGGCAAGCACTTCAAGCTGGCTGGGGACCTAGCCAAGCACAGCAAGGTCCATTCGGACGAGGCCCCCTTCAAGTGCGACGTGTGCGCCAAGCGCTTCAAGCGCACGTCCTGCCTCATCAAGCATCTCCGCATCCACACTGAGGAGAAGCCTTTCAAGTGCTCCCAGTGCAGCAAGAGGTTCAAATGGGAAGCCTCAGTCAAGGAGCATCAGCGCATCCATACAGGCGAGAGGCCTTTCAAGTGCGAGCACTGCCCCAAGAGCTTCACCCACCTCTCCACCTTCCTGCAGCACAAGAGAACTCACCAGGACCAGAAGCAGTTCCGCTGCAAATGCTGCTCCAAGTCCTTTAACCACAAATCCAACCTACTGAAGCACCAGCGCACGGTACATGGCTAG
- the MADCAM1 gene encoding mucosal addressin cell adhesion molecule 1 isoform X2: protein MEPTPLLLLLGLGWTCSGRLTVLPQEALVQIGESIQLNCSLDCPDGTPQWKGLDTNLGNIISTPTYSLLLITNATVAMEGTKFCVGNCQGKSHQGSTNLQVYSLPDTLQLETQPKELVAGQPAHLHCSISKVYPPGSLTLSWYRGDQRLESPDAEEVADDEELFSYDSELEVPGEKVTEGMEFRCEVELLLPPSDRSFHRATAVTVSTKAVAEQPTTESVTGQENPRTESPATTRNPPATDRSPTTGLGATTGNPPATDRSPTTGLGATTGNPPATDRSPTTGLGATTGNPPATDRSPTTGLGATTGNPATELTSAESPTTEFIVTSHKPSAKATSVHWLVTTETLATESRAASQHPSAGAATTDWSPSTASSSATENPTTGDVASTENPLTKKATSDRSRRTESVCNLQIRPVPPKGTTGEALKIICEAECGENVTIRWLKTPVVLSHYQEEASEGKSTLTVDRVGLDHQGIYECFMLSRRLQVARLHIAVSADIFSTDSAILVGTASSLLGLIVTAFASRRLWRRLHPPGVKSSKGNSV, encoded by the exons ATGGAGCCAACtcctctcctcctgctcctcgGTCTGGGCTGGACTTGCAGCG GCCGGCTGACcgtgctgccccaggaagcgctaGTCCAGATTGGAGAATCCATtcagttgaactgctccttggaCTGTCCGGATGGGACGCCCCAGTGGAAGGGGCTGGACACCAACCTGGGGAACATCATCTCCACCCCCACCTATAGCCTCCTGCTCATCACCAATGCTACCGTAGCCATGGAGGGCACGAAGTTCTGCGTGGGGAACTGCCAAGGGAAGTCCCACCAGGGGTCGACCAACCTGCAAGTGTACT ctcttccagATACATTGCAGCTGGAAACCCAGCCCAAGGAGCTGgtggctgggcagccagcccatctCCACTGCTCTATTAGCAAGGTGTACCCACCCGGCTCCTTGACTCTGAGCTGGTATCGGGGGGACCAGAGATTGGAGAGCCCAGACGCTGAAGAAGTGGCTGATGACGAGGAGCTGTTCAGTTATGACTCTGAGCTGGAAGTCCCAGGGGAGAAGGTGACGGAGGGCATGGAGTTCAGGTGTgaggtggagctgctgctgccgccatcaGACAGGAGTTTCCACCGGGCCACAGCGGTGACTGTGAGCACAAAAG CTGTGGCAGAACAGCCCACAACTGAGTCAGTCACTGGCCAAGAGAATCCCAGAACTGAGTCTCCGGCTACTACAAGGAACCCCCCTGCTACTGACCGCAGCCCCACAACTGGGCTTGGGGCTACTACAGGGAACCCCCCTGCTACTGACCGCAGCCCCACAACTGGGCTTGGGGCTACTACAGGGAACCCCCCTGCTACTGACCGCAGCCCCACAACTGGGCTTGGGGCTACTACAGGGAACCCCCCTGCTACTGACCGCAGCCCCACAACTGGGCTTGGGGCTACTACAGGGAACCCCGCCACAGAACTGACTTCTGCAGAGAGCCCCACCACAGAGTTCATTGTCACTTCGCACAAGCCCAGTGCCAAAGCCACCTCTGTCCACTGGCTGGTGACCACAGAGACCCTCGCCACCGAGTCCAGGGCTGCCTCACAGCACCCCAGTGCAGGTGCAGCCACAACAGACTGGAGCCCCAGCACTGCCTCGAGTTCTGCTACAGAGAACCCCACCACAGGGGATGTGGCTAGCACAGAGAACCCTCTGACCAAGAAAGCCACTAGTGACAGGAGCCGCAGAACAGAGTCTGTCTGCAACCTTCAGATCAGGCCTGTCCCTCCTAAAGGGACCACCGGGGAAGCCCTGAAGATCATATGCGAGGCAGAGTGCGGTGAGAATGTTACCATCAGGTGGCTGAAAACCCCTGTGGTGCTCTCTCACTACCAGGAGGAGGCGTCTGAGGGCAAATCCACCCTGACCGTTGACCGTGTAGGTCTCGACCACCAAGGGATCTATGAGTGCTTcatgctgagcaggagactccaGGTGGCGAGACTCCACATCGCTGTGTCTGCTG ACATCTTCAGCACTGACTCCGCCATCCTGGTCGGGACGGCAAGCTCTCTCCTGGGCCTGATAGTGACAGCATTTGCGTCACGTCGCCTGTGGCGACGACTCCACCCACCGGGCGTGAAGAGCTCTAAGGGGAACAGCGTTTAG
- the MADCAM1 gene encoding mucosal addressin cell adhesion molecule 1 isoform X1: MTLVFSTCCFSPFPPLHPGRLTVLPQEALVQIGESIQLNCSLDCPDGTPQWKGLDTNLGNIISTPTYSLLLITNATVAMEGTKFCVGNCQGKSHQGSTNLQVYSLPDTLQLETQPKELVAGQPAHLHCSISKVYPPGSLTLSWYRGDQRLESPDAEEVADDEELFSYDSELEVPGEKVTEGMEFRCEVELLLPPSDRSFHRATAVTVSTKAVAEQPTTESVTGQENPRTESPATTRNPPATDRSPTTGLGATTGNPPATDRSPTTGLGATTGNPPATDRSPTTGLGATTGNPPATDRSPTTGLGATTGNPATELTSAESPTTEFIVTSHKPSAKATSVHWLVTTETLATESRAASQHPSAGAATTDWSPSTASSSATENPTTGDVASTENPLTKKATSDRSRRTESVCNLQIRPVPPKGTTGEALKIICEAECGENVTIRWLKTPVVLSHYQEEASEGKSTLTVDRVGLDHQGIYECFMLSRRLQVARLHIAVSADIFSTDSAILVGTASSLLGLIVTAFASRRLWRRLHPPGVKSSKGNSV, translated from the exons ATGACCCTTGTTTTCTCCACTTGCtgcttttcccccttccctccactccACCCAGGCCGGCTGACcgtgctgccccaggaagcgctaGTCCAGATTGGAGAATCCATtcagttgaactgctccttggaCTGTCCGGATGGGACGCCCCAGTGGAAGGGGCTGGACACCAACCTGGGGAACATCATCTCCACCCCCACCTATAGCCTCCTGCTCATCACCAATGCTACCGTAGCCATGGAGGGCACGAAGTTCTGCGTGGGGAACTGCCAAGGGAAGTCCCACCAGGGGTCGACCAACCTGCAAGTGTACT ctcttccagATACATTGCAGCTGGAAACCCAGCCCAAGGAGCTGgtggctgggcagccagcccatctCCACTGCTCTATTAGCAAGGTGTACCCACCCGGCTCCTTGACTCTGAGCTGGTATCGGGGGGACCAGAGATTGGAGAGCCCAGACGCTGAAGAAGTGGCTGATGACGAGGAGCTGTTCAGTTATGACTCTGAGCTGGAAGTCCCAGGGGAGAAGGTGACGGAGGGCATGGAGTTCAGGTGTgaggtggagctgctgctgccgccatcaGACAGGAGTTTCCACCGGGCCACAGCGGTGACTGTGAGCACAAAAG CTGTGGCAGAACAGCCCACAACTGAGTCAGTCACTGGCCAAGAGAATCCCAGAACTGAGTCTCCGGCTACTACAAGGAACCCCCCTGCTACTGACCGCAGCCCCACAACTGGGCTTGGGGCTACTACAGGGAACCCCCCTGCTACTGACCGCAGCCCCACAACTGGGCTTGGGGCTACTACAGGGAACCCCCCTGCTACTGACCGCAGCCCCACAACTGGGCTTGGGGCTACTACAGGGAACCCCCCTGCTACTGACCGCAGCCCCACAACTGGGCTTGGGGCTACTACAGGGAACCCCGCCACAGAACTGACTTCTGCAGAGAGCCCCACCACAGAGTTCATTGTCACTTCGCACAAGCCCAGTGCCAAAGCCACCTCTGTCCACTGGCTGGTGACCACAGAGACCCTCGCCACCGAGTCCAGGGCTGCCTCACAGCACCCCAGTGCAGGTGCAGCCACAACAGACTGGAGCCCCAGCACTGCCTCGAGTTCTGCTACAGAGAACCCCACCACAGGGGATGTGGCTAGCACAGAGAACCCTCTGACCAAGAAAGCCACTAGTGACAGGAGCCGCAGAACAGAGTCTGTCTGCAACCTTCAGATCAGGCCTGTCCCTCCTAAAGGGACCACCGGGGAAGCCCTGAAGATCATATGCGAGGCAGAGTGCGGTGAGAATGTTACCATCAGGTGGCTGAAAACCCCTGTGGTGCTCTCTCACTACCAGGAGGAGGCGTCTGAGGGCAAATCCACCCTGACCGTTGACCGTGTAGGTCTCGACCACCAAGGGATCTATGAGTGCTTcatgctgagcaggagactccaGGTGGCGAGACTCCACATCGCTGTGTCTGCTG ACATCTTCAGCACTGACTCCGCCATCCTGGTCGGGACGGCAAGCTCTCTCCTGGGCCTGATAGTGACAGCATTTGCGTCACGTCGCCTGTGGCGACGACTCCACCCACCGGGCGTGAAGAGCTCTAAGGGGAACAGCGTTTAG
- the TPGS1 gene encoding tubulin polyglutamylase complex subunit 1 isoform X2 has translation MAACEKRRSAPAPATGSGLVEPVRAGVGGREPESEAEFLLQAGVTSMVREALLKVLEARPEEPVSFLASYFEKLVLSGPQGGAAADRHRQQQRLVRALWTAFHNNVSMAYECLSARGRRKKPGVNGRIYSELLRKICQDGEAPEEVVSSLLTKIQCRDHEAVPFDVFRYGVLSCVVLLEFVAKADTLYDVLDDGSGVADKRVCHAVLGTLEDALGASDFSVPIRYLEAGSKLGPDCLALAMDKALLERKICSSMNREEFLKKATALFIAKVKPID, from the exons ATGGCGGCCTGCGAGAAGCGGCGCTCAGCTCCGGCCCCGGCGACTGGGAGCGGGCTCGTGGAGCCGGTTCGGGCGGGAGTTGGAGGCCGGGAGCCGGAGAGCGAGGCCGAGTTCCTGCTCCAAGCCGGGGTGACGTCCATGGTGCGGGAGGCGCTGCTGAAGGTGCTGGAGGCCCGGCCCGAGGAGCCCGTCTCCTTCCTGGCCAGTTACTTCGAAAAGCTGGTGCTGAGCGGCCCCCAGGGCGGTGCTGCCGCGGAccggcacaggcagcagcagcgccTCGTCCGGGCCCTGTG GACTGCCTTTCACAACAACGTCAGCATGGCTTACGAGTGCCTGAGTGCCAGAGGCAGGAGGAAGAAGCCAGGTGTCAATGGGAGAATCTACAGTGAGTTGCTCAGGAAGATCTGCCAAGATGGGGAAGCCCCCGAAGAGGTTGTTTCTTCTTTGCTGACGAAGATCCAGTGCCGGGACCATGAGGCGGTGCCTTTTGATGTCTTCCGCTATGGGGTGCTCAGCTGCGTTGTGCTGCTTGAGTTTGTGGCCAAGGCTGATACTTTGTACGACGTACTTGATGATGGTTCTGGCGTGGCGGATAAAAGGGTTTGCCATGCGGTCCTGGGCACTCTGGAAGATGCTCTGGGAGCCAGCGACTTCTCTGTGCCCATCCGTTACTTGGAGGCCGGCTCCAAGCTGGGACCAGACTGTTTGGCTTTGGCCATGGACAAAGCATTGCTAGAGAGGAAGATTTGCTCCTCCATGAACAGGGAAGAGTTTCTAAAGAAAGCCACAGCCCTATTCATTGCAAAAGTAAAGCCCATTGACTGA
- the MADCAM1 gene encoding mucosal addressin cell adhesion molecule 1 isoform X3, whose protein sequence is MEGTKFCVGNCQGKSHQGSTNLQVYSLPDTLQLETQPKELVAGQPAHLHCSISKVYPPGSLTLSWYRGDQRLESPDAEEVADDEELFSYDSELEVPGEKVTEGMEFRCEVELLLPPSDRSFHRATAVTVSTKAVAEQPTTESVTGQENPRTESPATTRNPPATDRSPTTGLGATTGNPPATDRSPTTGLGATTGNPPATDRSPTTGLGATTGNPPATDRSPTTGLGATTGNPATELTSAESPTTEFIVTSHKPSAKATSVHWLVTTETLATESRAASQHPSAGAATTDWSPSTASSSATENPTTGDVASTENPLTKKATSDRSRRTESVCNLQIRPVPPKGTTGEALKIICEAECGENVTIRWLKTPVVLSHYQEEASEGKSTLTVDRVGLDHQGIYECFMLSRRLQVARLHIAVSADIFSTDSAILVGTASSLLGLIVTAFASRRLWRRLHPPGVKSSKGNSV, encoded by the exons ATGGAGGGCACGAAGTTCTGCGTGGGGAACTGCCAAGGGAAGTCCCACCAGGGGTCGACCAACCTGCAAGTGTACT ctcttccagATACATTGCAGCTGGAAACCCAGCCCAAGGAGCTGgtggctgggcagccagcccatctCCACTGCTCTATTAGCAAGGTGTACCCACCCGGCTCCTTGACTCTGAGCTGGTATCGGGGGGACCAGAGATTGGAGAGCCCAGACGCTGAAGAAGTGGCTGATGACGAGGAGCTGTTCAGTTATGACTCTGAGCTGGAAGTCCCAGGGGAGAAGGTGACGGAGGGCATGGAGTTCAGGTGTgaggtggagctgctgctgccgccatcaGACAGGAGTTTCCACCGGGCCACAGCGGTGACTGTGAGCACAAAAG CTGTGGCAGAACAGCCCACAACTGAGTCAGTCACTGGCCAAGAGAATCCCAGAACTGAGTCTCCGGCTACTACAAGGAACCCCCCTGCTACTGACCGCAGCCCCACAACTGGGCTTGGGGCTACTACAGGGAACCCCCCTGCTACTGACCGCAGCCCCACAACTGGGCTTGGGGCTACTACAGGGAACCCCCCTGCTACTGACCGCAGCCCCACAACTGGGCTTGGGGCTACTACAGGGAACCCCCCTGCTACTGACCGCAGCCCCACAACTGGGCTTGGGGCTACTACAGGGAACCCCGCCACAGAACTGACTTCTGCAGAGAGCCCCACCACAGAGTTCATTGTCACTTCGCACAAGCCCAGTGCCAAAGCCACCTCTGTCCACTGGCTGGTGACCACAGAGACCCTCGCCACCGAGTCCAGGGCTGCCTCACAGCACCCCAGTGCAGGTGCAGCCACAACAGACTGGAGCCCCAGCACTGCCTCGAGTTCTGCTACAGAGAACCCCACCACAGGGGATGTGGCTAGCACAGAGAACCCTCTGACCAAGAAAGCCACTAGTGACAGGAGCCGCAGAACAGAGTCTGTCTGCAACCTTCAGATCAGGCCTGTCCCTCCTAAAGGGACCACCGGGGAAGCCCTGAAGATCATATGCGAGGCAGAGTGCGGTGAGAATGTTACCATCAGGTGGCTGAAAACCCCTGTGGTGCTCTCTCACTACCAGGAGGAGGCGTCTGAGGGCAAATCCACCCTGACCGTTGACCGTGTAGGTCTCGACCACCAAGGGATCTATGAGTGCTTcatgctgagcaggagactccaGGTGGCGAGACTCCACATCGCTGTGTCTGCTG ACATCTTCAGCACTGACTCCGCCATCCTGGTCGGGACGGCAAGCTCTCTCCTGGGCCTGATAGTGACAGCATTTGCGTCACGTCGCCTGTGGCGACGACTCCACCCACCGGGCGTGAAGAGCTCTAAGGGGAACAGCGTTTAG
- the TPGS1 gene encoding tubulin polyglutamylase complex subunit 1 isoform X1 encodes MAACEKRRSAPAPATGSGLVEPVRAGVGGREPESEAEFLLQAGVTSMVREALLKVLEARPEEPVSFLASYFEKLVLSGPQGGAAADRHRQQQRLVRALWYVRLAHHSHRTAFHNNVSMAYECLSARGRRKKPGVNGRIYSELLRKICQDGEAPEEVVSSLLTKIQCRDHEAVPFDVFRYGVLSCVVLLEFVAKADTLYDVLDDGSGVADKRVCHAVLGTLEDALGASDFSVPIRYLEAGSKLGPDCLALAMDKALLERKICSSMNREEFLKKATALFIAKVKPID; translated from the exons ATGGCGGCCTGCGAGAAGCGGCGCTCAGCTCCGGCCCCGGCGACTGGGAGCGGGCTCGTGGAGCCGGTTCGGGCGGGAGTTGGAGGCCGGGAGCCGGAGAGCGAGGCCGAGTTCCTGCTCCAAGCCGGGGTGACGTCCATGGTGCGGGAGGCGCTGCTGAAGGTGCTGGAGGCCCGGCCCGAGGAGCCCGTCTCCTTCCTGGCCAGTTACTTCGAAAAGCTGGTGCTGAGCGGCCCCCAGGGCGGTGCTGCCGCGGAccggcacaggcagcagcagcgccTCGTCCGGGCCCTGTGGTACGTGCGCCTGGCCCACCATTCACACAG GACTGCCTTTCACAACAACGTCAGCATGGCTTACGAGTGCCTGAGTGCCAGAGGCAGGAGGAAGAAGCCAGGTGTCAATGGGAGAATCTACAGTGAGTTGCTCAGGAAGATCTGCCAAGATGGGGAAGCCCCCGAAGAGGTTGTTTCTTCTTTGCTGACGAAGATCCAGTGCCGGGACCATGAGGCGGTGCCTTTTGATGTCTTCCGCTATGGGGTGCTCAGCTGCGTTGTGCTGCTTGAGTTTGTGGCCAAGGCTGATACTTTGTACGACGTACTTGATGATGGTTCTGGCGTGGCGGATAAAAGGGTTTGCCATGCGGTCCTGGGCACTCTGGAAGATGCTCTGGGAGCCAGCGACTTCTCTGTGCCCATCCGTTACTTGGAGGCCGGCTCCAAGCTGGGACCAGACTGTTTGGCTTTGGCCATGGACAAAGCATTGCTAGAGAGGAAGATTTGCTCCTCCATGAACAGGGAAGAGTTTCTAAAGAAAGCCACAGCCCTATTCATTGCAAAAGTAAAGCCCATTGACTGA